Within Azospirillum thiophilum, the genomic segment TGACGATATTTCCGCTTGAATGCGGGCCTATGACTTTCTCTGGGGCGATTGGAAAAAGAAGAAAAGCAACCGGATGTGGTGGATTGACTTCAAAGAAGGCCGGTTGCCTCGCCGGATGCATAAAAATAAGGCCACGGAAGCCGGCGAAAATATTTCGCGGCTTCCGTGGCCCAGGCTGCCGAGCGCGTGGCCGCCGCGAGACTGTAGCGACGGGGGAGTTTGCTCGGGGTCGGTATGGAGGCGGTCAGCCGTCCTGCGTGACGTCGCCGGCGAAGAGGTATCCGGTGCCATGCACGGTCACGATCAGCCGCGGGTCGGCGGGATCGCTCTCGATCAGGCGGCGCAGCCGGCGGACCAGGCTGTCGATGGTGCGGTCGGTGGCGTCGGACTTGCGCCGGGTCGTCGCCGTCAGCAGATAGTCGCGGTTCATCACCCGGCCCGGGTTGCAGACGAAGGTCGACAGCAGCTCGAACTCGGCCCCGGTCAGTCGCACCGGCTGTCCCTGCGGGTCGGTCAGCCGCATGCGGTCGAGCCACAGCGTCCAGCCGGCGAACAGGCGGCGGCGGTCGTCGCGCCGGTCGCCCGGCGCCCGCAGCCGGCGCAGCAGGTTCCGCACCCGGGCCAGGATCTCGCGCGGCTCGAAGGGCTTCGCGATGTAGTCGTCGGCCCCCATCTCCAGCCCGATGATGCGGTCCAGCTTCTCCGCCCGGCTGCTGACCAGGATGATGCCGATCTCGGAGCCCGCGCGCAGTTCGCGGGTCAGGGTCAGCCCGTCCTGGCGCGGCAGCCGGATGTCGAGCAGCAGGAGGTCCACCGTGGCCACGGCCAGCAGTTCCTTCAGCTCCTCCGCGCTACGGGCAAGCAGGACGTCGAAGCCCTCGTCCATCAGGTAGGACTTCAGCGTCTCCCGCGTCACCGCGTCGTCGTCGGTGATGGCAATGGTCGCCGGCATGGTCCTCTTGTCCGCTTCCGCCTGCTCGCCGTCCGCCGCGCCGTTTCCGGATCAATGTTCCAGAATCTGGCCGAGGAACTGGCGGGTGCGCTCGCTTTTCGGGTTTTCGAAGAATTGGGCCGGCGACCCGCTCTCGATGATCGAGCCTTCGGCCATGAAGACAATAGAGTCGGCGACCTGCCGGGCGAAGCCCATTTCGTGGGTGACGCAGACCATGGTCATGCCCTCGCCGGCAAGCTCGGTCATGACGTCGAGCACCTCCTTGACCATCTCGGGGTCGAGCGCCGAGGTCGGCTCGTCGAACAGCATGATTTCGGGCCGCATGCACAGCGCGCGGGCGATGGCGACGCGCTGCTGCTGGCCGCCGGACAGCTGGCCGGGGAACTTGTGCGCCTGGTCGGGGATGCGCACCCGCTTCAGGTACATCATGGCGATCTCCTCGATCTCGGACTTCGCCATGCCGCGCACCCAGATCGGGGCCAGCGTCAGGTTCTGCAGCACGGTCAGGTGCGGGAACAGGTTGAAGTTCTGGAACACCATGCCGACCTTGCGGCGGATCTTCTCCACCGCCTTCACGTCGTCGGTCAACTCGATGCCGTCGACGATGATGTGGCCGGTCTGGTGCGCCTCCAGCCGGTTGATGCAGCGGATCATCGTCGACTTGCCCGACCCGGAGGGTCCGCAGACGACGACCTTCTCGCCCTTGCCGATGCTGAGGCTGACGTCGCGCAGCGCGTGGTAGCTGTTGTACCACTTGCCGACCTTGCGGAGTTCGATGATGGCGGTCTCGGTCATTGGTCGTTCTCCAAGAGGCTCTCCGGCGGGCCGGTCAGCGGCTGGTGTAGCGGTTGGCCAGACGCTCCAGCCACTGGCTGTAGCGCGACATGCTGAAGCAGAAGATCCAGAACATCAGCCCGGCGAAGATGTAGACCTCGGCGAAGTAGGGACGCCATTCCGGGTCGGTCGTCGCCACGGTGGCGGCGGTCAGCAGGTCGTACAGGCCGACGATGGTGACCAGCGAGGTGTCCTTGAAGGCGCTGATGAACTGGTTGACGATGGGCGGGATGACGATGCGCAGCGCCTGGGGCAGGACGATCAGCGCCGTCTTCTGCCAATAGGACAGGCCGAGCGCGTCGGCGGCCTCGTACTGGCCCCGGGGGATCGCCTGCAGGCCGCCGCGCACCGCCTCGGCCAGATAGGCCGCGGTGAACAGCGTCATGCCGGCCAGCGCGCGCAGCAGCTTGTCCACCGTGACGCCTTCCGGCAGGAACAGCGGGAACATCACCGACGCCATGAACAGCACGCTGACCAGCGGCACGCCGCGCATCGTCTCGATGAAGCCGACGCAGACGGTGCGGATCGCCGGCAGCGACGACTGGCGGCCCAGCGCCAGCAGGATCGACAGCGGGAAGGCGAGCGCGATGGAGAAGACCGACAGCATCAGCGTGATCGGCAGGCCGCCCCACCGGTCGTTGGCGACATAGGAGAGGCCGAGGACGCCGCCCCACATCAGCACGCCCATGCCGACCAGCGTCAGCGCCCAGGCGCCGGCCAGCCACGGCCGCCAGAAGGCGCGCACGCCGCTGGCCCCCAGCATCGCCACGAACAGGGCGCAGGCCAGGAAGGGGCGCCATTGCTCGTCATAGGGATAGGTCCCGAAGAAGATCAGCCGGTGCTTGACCGCGATCACCGTCCAGCAGGCGCCGGCCGCCTCGCGGCAGGCCTCCGACGACGCGCCGGTCCAGCTGGCGTTCAGCAGCAGCCAGCTTGCCGCCGGCGGAACCACCAGCCACAGCAGGACGAGGCAGGCGACGGTCAGGGCCGTGTTCAGCGGCGTGTTGAACAGGTTGTCCTTCGCCCAGCCGAAGGGCTTCAGCGCCGTCATGCCGCCCGGTTGCGGCGGGACGGAAGCCTGGGACGGCTCCTCCTCGTAGGAGGCGGCCCAGTGGGCGGGCGGGATGGCGACGGTGGGAATGGGGGCCTGATCGGCGGGGGAGTGCTTGCTCATCGGGTCACCAGAGCCACGCGGCGGTTGTACCAGTTCATGAAGCCGGAGATGCTGAGGCTGATGATGAGATAGACCACCATCATCATCGCCACCGCCTCCACCACCTGCCCGGTCTGGTTGGCCGAGGTGTTGGAGACGCTGACCAGATCCGGATAGCCGATGGCGACCGCCAGCGAGCTGTTCTTGGTCAGGTTCAGGTACTGGCTGGTCAGCGGCGGCACGATGACGCGCAGCGCCTGCGGCAGGATGACGAGGCGCAGGATGTGACCCGGCGACAGGCCCAGCGCCAGCCCGGCCTCGGTCTGGCCGTGCGGCACGGCGAGGATGCCGGAGCGCACGATCTCGGCGATGAAGCCGGCGGTGTAGACCGACAGGCCGATCAGCAGCGCAGTGAATTCCGGGGTGATCGCCCCGCCGCCCTCGAAGTTGAAGCCGGCCAGAACCGGCACGTCGAAGGCCAGCGGCGCGCCGGTGGCGATGAACATCGCGGCCGGCGGCAGGAGCAGCGCGGCGACGGCTGCCGGCAGGGTGGGGAAGGGCTTGCCGGTGGCTTCGCGATGGCGGCGGCTGTAGCGGACGATGCCGATGGCGGCGGCGATTCCGGCCAGCAGCGCAAGCAGGATCCAGCCATGGCCGGCATGCTCCGCCAGCACCGGGAACTTCATGCCGCGGTTGCTGAGGAAGACGTGCGGCAGCACCTCCATCGCTTCGCGCGGGCTGGGCAGCCGGTTCATGATGGTGTACCAGACCACCAGTTGCAGCAGCAGCGGCACGTTGCGGATCGTCTCGACATACAGGGTGGCGAAGCGGTTCACCATCCAGTTGGACGACAGCCGCGCGATGCCGATCAGCACGCCCAGAACGGTCGCCAGCACCACGCCCGCGGCCGAGACCGACAGCGTGTTCAGCAGGCCGACGACCAGCGCCTTCAGATAGGTGTCGGACGCGGAATATGAGAGCAGGCTCTCGCCGATCTCGAAGCCGGCCTCGCGGCCGAGGAAGCCCAGGCCGGTGGCGACGCCGCGGTTGGCGAGGTTGGTAAGTGTGTTGGAGACGAGGTACCAGGCGACGGCCAGGATGCCGGCCAGGAACAGCCCCTGGTACAGCCACCCCCGCACGCGCGCGGAGTTCAGCGCCTGGATCAGGTTGGACATGGTGTTGCTCCGTGCGGGGGAGTGAGGCCGCGTGGGGGTGCGGATTGCCCCCTCCCCGACCCTCCCCCGCTTCGCGGGGGAGGGAGTCTGTCGCGAAGCGGCGGCAGTCCCCTCTCCCACCGAAGGTGGGGGAGGGTTAGGGAGGGGGCATCCGCGGCAGGCGCTTACTTCATCGGCGGGGCGTACATCAGGCCGCCTTCGGTGTAGAGGGCGTTCTGGCCGCGCGGCATCTTCAGCTTGGAGCCGGCGCCGACGTTGCGCTCATAGCTCTGGGCGTAGTTGCCGACCTGCTTGATGATGTTGAAGGCCCAGTTCTCCTCCACGCCCAGCGCCTTGCCGTTGCCGGCGGTGACGCCCAGCAGACGCTTCACGTCCGGGTCGGGCGAGGTCATGGCGGCGTCGACGGTCTCGGAGGTCAGGCCCTTCTCCTCCGCCTGCACCATGGCGTAGAAGGCCCAGGTGACCAGGTTCATCCATTCCTCGTCGCCCTGGCGCACGGCCGGGGACAGCGGCTCCTTGGAGATCAGCTCGGGCAGGATGACGTAGTCGTTGGGATTCTGGACCTCGGCGGCGCGGATGGCGGCCAGCTGGGAGGCGTCGGAGGTCAGGGCGTCGCAGCGGCCGGCGAAGAAGGCCTTGTTCAGCTCTTCGTTCTTCTCGATGACCACCGGCTTGAAGGTCATCTTGTTGGCGCGGAAATAGTCCGACACGTTCTGTTCGGTGGTGGTGCCGGGCAGCACGCAGACGGTGGCGCCGTTCAGCTGCTTGGCGCTCTTCAGCCCCAGCTTGGACGACACCATGAAGCCCTGGCCGTCGTAATAGTTGGTCGGCGTGAAGTTCAGGCCGTTGGCGGTGTCGCGGGTCAGGGTGCGGGTGGTGTTGCGGGCCAGCAGGTCGATCTCGCCGGACTGGAGCGCCGGCAGGCGCTGCTGCGCCGACAGCGGCGTGTACTTCACCTTCTCCGCATCGCCGAACATGGCGGCGGCGACCGCGCGGCAGACGTCGACGTCGAGGCCCGACCACTTGCCCTTGTCGTCGGGCGAGGAGAAGCCGTAGAGGCCCAGGTTGACGCCGCACTGGACGTAGCCCTTCTGCTTCACGCCGTCGAAGGTGGCGCCGGCCTGGGCGGTGCCGGAGACGGCGCCGGACAGGGCGATGGCGGAAACGGACAAGGTGGCCGCGATGGCGAGCGTGTGCAGACGGGTCTTCACGGGGCGTGGCTCCTTCAGCCTCATTCATTCCGGGCTCGCCTGCCGCCCGGAGCGTGACCCCGGCGGCAGGCGCACCCCGACAATCGCCCGCCGGCTTGAACAAAGTGCCCCCCCGGCTTGAACGGGAATGGGCGAGTTGTGAACAGCTTTGGACGATCCTTCGCCGGGGCCGGCCGGCTGCCGGTGGGCTGCCGGCGGTCCCGCCGTCCTGTCTCCCTGGTCTTTTCCATCGCCAGAACCCTAACTATCTGTGATCCTGCCGGTTGCGGCGGGGGACCGGCAGGCGACGAGGGGAGGGATCTGATGGCGACGCTGAAGGAGTTCGAGGAGGCGCTGAAGGCGGCGGGCAACACGGCCGCGCTGGAAATCCTGGACTCGCTGCGGGCGCGCGACCGCAGCCAGCGCTCCATCCGTCCGGCGCGGCGGCTGACCGGGCGCAAGATGACGCCCGAACTGGCCGTCGAAATCCTGCATCTGCACGAGACCACCAGCATGACCCAGCAGGAGATCGCCTTCCAGCTCGGCGTCAACCAGGGCCGGGTGAACGAGGTCATCAAGCGCCGCAAATGGCTGGACGCCGACACGAGCGCACCGGAGGCCCAGGCCCGCGACAAGGCCAAGGAGCGTGCCAAGGACGGGGTGGGCTTCACGCCGGGCCGCCCGGCGAAGAAGAAGAAGGCAGGCAAGCCGGAACCGGTAGCAGCCGCACCGGAACCTGCCGCTCCGGAGCCCGTGGCGGCGGAACCCGTCGCGCTGGAGCCAGTCGTGCCGGAGCCCGTCATGGAGCCCGTCATGGAGCCTTCGTCCCCCTCTCCACCCGAATCGCTGCCGGAACTTCCCATGCCCATGGCCGCCGCCGAACAACCGGTGAAAACGCCCGGAAAGGCGAAGCCCGCGGCCCGCAAGGCGGCCAAGGCGGCCAAGGCGGATGAACCGCCGGCTCAGCTGCCGTTCAAGGGCCTGTTCTAGGGCTCCGGGTCTGGCGGCACTGCCCGGCGTGCCCGACCGGCCGGGCACGGGCGGCCCGTCCGGTCCACATGGCCGCCGCATCCCGTCAGAAAGCGACGCTGACCCTCAGGCTGGCGTTGAAGGGGTCGCCGATGGCGATGCCATAGGCGGAGTTGCCGATCGAGGAGGTGTAGTAGGTCTTGTCGAACAGGTTGTTCAGGTTCAGCTGCACGGTGACCGGGCGGGCCGTATCGAAGGTGTAGGCGGCGAAGGCATCGACGACGCCATAGCCCGGCAGGTCGTAGCTGTTGGCGTTGTCACCCGCCCGCGCGCCGACCAGACGCACGCCGCCGCCCAAGCGCAGGCCGCCCCCGCTCCCGAACAGCGCGCCATGGTCGTAGGCGAGATAGACGGCCGCCGTTTGCCGCGCCACGTTCGCCAGCTGCTTGCCGGCGTAATCGGGATCGTCCAGCACCTTGGCGTCGGTGAAGCCGTAGCTGCCGATCAGCTGCAGCCGTTCGGTGAGCTGGCCGGCCAGATCCAGCTCCACCCCGCGCGAGCGCACCAGCCCGGCGGTGCGGTAGACGGTGGTGCCGTTCACCGTCTCGGCATAGGCGACGTTCTTCTTGCGGGCGGTGTAGAGCGCCAACGTGCCGGTGATCCCCTGCGCCAGCTCGAACTTGGCACCCAGCTCGTGCGAGGTTCCGGTCTCCGGCGGCAGGCTGCCGTAGGCGCTGGTGATCGAGCTGTTGGGGCGGAAGCTGCGCGCGGTGTTGGCATAGAATGACAGGGCGGGCGTCGCGGTCCAGACGAGGCCCAGGTTGGGCAGCCAGACATGGCCGTCGGTGTCGGTGTTCACCACCGCCCCCCGCCCGGCGCGGATGTCGTAGCCCTGGTACCGCATGCCGGCCACCAGGATCCAGTCCCTGGCCAGATGGATGCGGTCCTGCAGGTAGAGGGACGCGGTTTCGATGCGCTCATGCTCGTCGGTCCCGGCGACCGGCACATAGGCACAGGGCGCCATGCGGCCATAGACCGGGTTGTACATGTTGAAGCTGCTGTTGGTCCGGCAATTCTGCAGCGCGGTCCGGTCGGTTGCCTCGTGGTCGTAGGACAGGCCGAACAGCAGTTCCTGCGTCATCCCGGCGAACCGCGTGTCGCCCATCAATTCCAGCCGCGCGGCGTGCGCCTGCACCTCGTAATCGTCGCGCACGTCGGCGCGGCGGTTGACGATGCCGGTGGTGCCGTTGAAGCCGAGAACCCGGACCTGATCGGCGCGGAAATCGTCGGCGCTCCACGCATAGCCGGCGGACAGCTTCCAGCCATTGCCGAGCCGGTGGTCCACCAGGAGCTTGGCGAGGTCGGAGGCGCCGTCGGTCCGGCCGAACTCCTCGTCCAGCCGCGTCCGGCGGTCGATGGCGGCGAAACGGCCCGTCCGGGTGTCGTAGACGGTGCCGCGATCGTAGGGAACCTCGTAGTCCTGATGCAGGTAGGAGAGGGTGACGTCGGTCGTTTCCCCCGTCCACCGCAGCGAGGGCGCCACCGTCCAGCTCTTGCGCGTGCCGAAATTGCGCCAGTAATCGCCATTCTCGCCCTCGGCGATGAAGCGCCAGGACAGGCCGGTTCCATCGACCGGGCCGGTGGCGTCCACCCCCGCCTTGGCGCCGGTGCGCCCGGCGCCATAGGCGTCTAAGCGGGTGTAGGCGGTCCCGCCGAAGCGGCTCTCCGGCTTCTTCGTGGTCAGGTTGATCATTCCGCCGGGGTCGAGCACCCCGTACAGCGTCGAGGCCGGACCCTTCAGCACATCGACGCTGGACACGGTGGCGTTGAAGGAGTGCGGCAGGACCGTCTTCAGCCCGTCGGTCAGGATGGACCCGTCGCGGCTGAATCCGAAGCCGCGGCGGATCACGGCGTCCTCCTTGCCGGCGACGGTGTTGGTCTGCGTCACGCCGCTGACGGTGGCCAGCGCGTCGTCGATGCTGTCGGCCTCGCGGTCCCGCAATGCCTGCCCGGTGACGGTGGTCACCGCCTGCGGCACCTCCATCACCGGCACCTCCAGCCGGGTGGCGGTGGTGCCGACCGGCGCGGTGTAGGTCGTGCCGTCCCGGCCCTCCAGCAGGATGGGGGCAAGGAGGATGGGCTTCGGACCCTTGTCCTCCGCCGTCTGGGCGAGGGCGGGTGCGTTCGACAGAGGCAGCGTGCAGGCGGCAAGCGCGAGAAGCCGGGCGGAAGCGAAGGGGCGGAGGCGGGTCCTGGTCGTCATGTCGGATTCCATGGGCATGATACTGGGGGCACGATGCCGGGGGCAGGGTGCCGGAGGCATGTGCCGGAGGTTTGGGGTTGCCGGGCCTGAAATGCGCTGCGCATGCAATTCATTCTCATTCTTGCTCGACTGTCACGCCGTAGTAGTCAAGAATGCGCCGCCGCCGACGGCCGGCGGACCGGTTCCATTTCCAGGCGATTCCCCGCCGGATCGGGCCGAAACGGCCCTGCCGGGGGCGGTTTTCCGCCCCGCAGCCGCGTCCCGGAGGCGGCGATGCGACATCCGGAATTTTTTTTGCGGCCGGAAAGGCTTGACTACTACAGGCGGAAATCCTGCTAAGGCGGGATGCTGTCGGGACAGGTGCCAATGACGAGAGACGACACCCCGCGATCCCCGCTCTCCCCCTTTGCGGTTCCACCCCTCGCAGTCGAGGGGCTGGCCGTGGGCCATGACGGGCGCCGGGTGCTGGAGCGGGCCGATTTCCAGATCGAGGCCGGGCGCTTCACCGTGCTGCTGGGACCGAACGGGTCGGGGAAATCCACGCTGCTGGCGGCGATGGCGCGGCTGTTGCCGCCGATGGCCGGGTCGGTTCTGCTGGACGGTGCCGACATCGCCCGCCTGCCGACCCGCGCGGTCTCGCGCAAGCTCGGCCTGCTGCCCCAACAGCCGCTGGTGCCGGAGGGGCTGAGCGTCTTCGATCTGGTTTCGCGCGGGCGCTTTCCGCACCAGGGCCTGTTCCGGCAATGGAGCGCGGCGGACGAGGCGGCGGTCGGCCGGGCGATGGCGGTGACCGGCGTCGCCGATCTGGCGGCGCGGGGCGTGGACAGCCTGTCGGGCGGGCAGCGCCAACGGGTGTGGATCGCCATGGTCCTGGCCCAGGAAACCCCCGTCATCCTGCTGGATGAGCCGACCACCTTCCTCGACATGCGCCACCAGATCGACATCCTGGCGATGCTGGCCACGCTGGTGCGCGACCATGGCCGCACCATCGTCTGCGTGCTGCACGACCTGAACCTCGCCTTGCAGCACGCCGACCGCTTCCTCTTCCTGAAGGGCGGCGGCATCCGCCACCGGCTGGACCATCCCGCCGCCTGCACGGCGGCGATCGTCGGCGACGTGTTCGACATGCCGGTCGCCGGCCTGAGCCATCCCGAAACCGGCTTGCCGGTGTTCGTGCCGATATCCGCCCCGACCTCCATGCCGGTGGCGTGTCGATGACGGCCGTCACGACGCCGATCCCCGTGAAGGCGGCCCGCCGCAGCCCGTGGCCGCTGCTGCCCCTGGCGCTGGCCGCCGCGCTGGCGCTGGCGGCGGTCCATCTGCTGGGCGGGCCGAAGCCGATGGCACCGGCGACGCTGGTCGATCTGCTGACCGCCTACAACCCGCGCAACATCGATCACCGGATGCTGGCGATGCTGCGCCTGCCGCGCCTGCTGGCGGTGATGCTGGCCGGCGCGGGGCTGGGGGCGGCGGGCTATCTGCTGCAATCGGTGCTGCGCAACCGGTTGGGAGAGCCGCACATCCTGGGGCTGAATGCCGGCGCCTCGCTGACCATGGTGGCGCTGACCGCCTTTCCGGCGCTGGCGGTCGGGCCGTCCCTGCGGCCGCTCGTCGCCAGCCTGGGGGCGGGGGCGCTGTTCGCGCTGGTTCTCGGCTTCGCGTCCGCCGGGCGGCAGGGGCTGCGGCCGGTGAAGCTGATCTTCTGCGGCATCGCCTTCACCGCGCTCGCCAACGCCCTGACCTCCGTCATCCTGATCCTCGACGAGGGGACGCTGGAGGAGCTGCGCTTCTGGCTGATCGGCGACGGTGCCGGGGCGCGGATGGCGCATGTGGCGGCGGCGGCACCGGTCGCGGCGGCGGGCTTCGCGCTGGCGCTGCTGATCGCGCCCGGCCTCGCGGCGTTGAGCCTGGGCGACGCGCTGGCGCGGGGGCTCGGGGTGTCGGCGACGGGGCTGCGGGTCGGGGCGCTGTGCGCCGCCGCGCTGATGTGCGGGGCGGCGGTGTCGCTGGTGGGTCCGATGGGCTTTGTCGGGCTGGTCGCCCCGGTGCTGTGGCCGGGGCTGCACAACCGCCCGTCCGCCGCCGCGCTGATCGTGGTGGCGCTGACCGGAGCCGCGCTGCTGACCGCCGCCGACCTCGCCGCCACCGGCCTTCTGCGGCCGAGGGAGCTGCCGACCGGCGCCCTGACCGGGCTGGTCGGCGCGCCGGTGTTCCTGTGGATCTTCGCGAGGACGGCGAAATGAGCCGCGCGCATCCTCAAGTCCTGGTCTGGCGGGCAGGGGCGCTGTCGGTGCGGCTGCCCGTCCGTCCGGCGCTGGCGGCGGCGGGCCTCTTCCTGGCGCTGGTGCTCCTGGCCTTCTGGGCGCTGGGGCGGGGCAGCGAGCCGATCCCGGCCCGCGAGATCCTCGGCTATCTCGGGCTGGGCGACGCGGTGCCGGACGAGGGCCGCCGCCTGGTCCTGTCTGCCTTCCGCGCGCCGCGCGTCTGGCTCGCCATGCTGTGCGGGGCGATGCTGGCGCTGGCGGGGGCGACGATGCAGGCGCTGACGCGCAACGGATTGGCCGATCCCGGCCTGATGGGCGTGCGCGAGGGGGCCGCGCTG encodes:
- a CDS encoding amino acid ABC transporter permease, yielding MSNLIQALNSARVRGWLYQGLFLAGILAVAWYLVSNTLTNLANRGVATGLGFLGREAGFEIGESLLSYSASDTYLKALVVGLLNTLSVSAAGVVLATVLGVLIGIARLSSNWMVNRFATLYVETIRNVPLLLQLVVWYTIMNRLPSPREAMEVLPHVFLSNRGMKFPVLAEHAGHGWILLALLAGIAAAIGIVRYSRRHREATGKPFPTLPAAVAALLLPPAAMFIATGAPLAFDVPVLAGFNFEGGGAITPEFTALLIGLSVYTAGFIAEIVRSGILAVPHGQTEAGLALGLSPGHILRLVILPQALRVIVPPLTSQYLNLTKNSSLAVAIGYPDLVSVSNTSANQTGQVVEAVAMMMVVYLIISLSISGFMNWYNRRVALVTR
- a CDS encoding amino acid ABC transporter substrate-binding protein gives rise to the protein MRLKEPRPVKTRLHTLAIAATLSVSAIALSGAVSGTAQAGATFDGVKQKGYVQCGVNLGLYGFSSPDDKGKWSGLDVDVCRAVAAAMFGDAEKVKYTPLSAQQRLPALQSGEIDLLARNTTRTLTRDTANGLNFTPTNYYDGQGFMVSSKLGLKSAKQLNGATVCVLPGTTTEQNVSDYFRANKMTFKPVVIEKNEELNKAFFAGRCDALTSDASQLAAIRAAEVQNPNDYVILPELISKEPLSPAVRQGDEEWMNLVTWAFYAMVQAEEKGLTSETVDAAMTSPDPDVKRLLGVTAGNGKALGVEENWAFNIIKQVGNYAQSYERNVGAGSKLKMPRGQNALYTEGGLMYAPPMK
- a CDS encoding TonB-dependent siderophore receptor, producing MTTRTRLRPFASARLLALAACTLPLSNAPALAQTAEDKGPKPILLAPILLEGRDGTTYTAPVGTTATRLEVPVMEVPQAVTTVTGQALRDREADSIDDALATVSGVTQTNTVAGKEDAVIRRGFGFSRDGSILTDGLKTVLPHSFNATVSSVDVLKGPASTLYGVLDPGGMINLTTKKPESRFGGTAYTRLDAYGAGRTGAKAGVDATGPVDGTGLSWRFIAEGENGDYWRNFGTRKSWTVAPSLRWTGETTDVTLSYLHQDYEVPYDRGTVYDTRTGRFAAIDRRTRLDEEFGRTDGASDLAKLLVDHRLGNGWKLSAGYAWSADDFRADQVRVLGFNGTTGIVNRRADVRDDYEVQAHAARLELMGDTRFAGMTQELLFGLSYDHEATDRTALQNCRTNSSFNMYNPVYGRMAPCAYVPVAGTDEHERIETASLYLQDRIHLARDWILVAGMRYQGYDIRAGRGAVVNTDTDGHVWLPNLGLVWTATPALSFYANTARSFRPNSSITSAYGSLPPETGTSHELGAKFELAQGITGTLALYTARKKNVAYAETVNGTTVYRTAGLVRSRGVELDLAGQLTERLQLIGSYGFTDAKVLDDPDYAGKQLANVARQTAAVYLAYDHGALFGSGGGLRLGGGVRLVGARAGDNANSYDLPGYGVVDAFAAYTFDTARPVTVQLNLNNLFDKTYYTSSIGNSAYGIAIGDPFNASLRVSVAF
- a CDS encoding amino acid ABC transporter ATP-binding protein yields the protein MTETAIIELRKVGKWYNSYHALRDVSLSIGKGEKVVVCGPSGSGKSTMIRCINRLEAHQTGHIIVDGIELTDDVKAVEKIRRKVGMVFQNFNLFPHLTVLQNLTLAPIWVRGMAKSEIEEIAMMYLKRVRIPDQAHKFPGQLSGGQQQRVAIARALCMRPEIMLFDEPTSALDPEMVKEVLDVMTELAGEGMTMVCVTHEMGFARQVADSIVFMAEGSIIESGSPAQFFENPKSERTRQFLGQILEH
- a CDS encoding FecCD family ABC transporter permease → MTAVTTPIPVKAARRSPWPLLPLALAAALALAAVHLLGGPKPMAPATLVDLLTAYNPRNIDHRMLAMLRLPRLLAVMLAGAGLGAAGYLLQSVLRNRLGEPHILGLNAGASLTMVALTAFPALAVGPSLRPLVASLGAGALFALVLGFASAGRQGLRPVKLIFCGIAFTALANALTSVILILDEGTLEELRFWLIGDGAGARMAHVAAAAPVAAAGFALALLIAPGLAALSLGDALARGLGVSATGLRVGALCAAALMCGAAVSLVGPMGFVGLVAPVLWPGLHNRPSAAALIVVALTGAALLTAADLAATGLLRPRELPTGALTGLVGAPVFLWIFARTAK
- a CDS encoding amino acid ABC transporter permease; translation: MSKHSPADQAPIPTVAIPPAHWAASYEEEPSQASVPPQPGGMTALKPFGWAKDNLFNTPLNTALTVACLVLLWLVVPPAASWLLLNASWTGASSEACREAAGACWTVIAVKHRLIFFGTYPYDEQWRPFLACALFVAMLGASGVRAFWRPWLAGAWALTLVGMGVLMWGGVLGLSYVANDRWGGLPITLMLSVFSIALAFPLSILLALGRQSSLPAIRTVCVGFIETMRGVPLVSVLFMASVMFPLFLPEGVTVDKLLRALAGMTLFTAAYLAEAVRGGLQAIPRGQYEAADALGLSYWQKTALIVLPQALRIVIPPIVNQFISAFKDTSLVTIVGLYDLLTAATVATTDPEWRPYFAEVYIFAGLMFWIFCFSMSRYSQWLERLANRYTSR
- a CDS encoding response regulator; translation: MPATIAITDDDAVTRETLKSYLMDEGFDVLLARSAEELKELLAVATVDLLLLDIRLPRQDGLTLTRELRAGSEIGIILVSSRAEKLDRIIGLEMGADDYIAKPFEPREILARVRNLLRRLRAPGDRRDDRRRLFAGWTLWLDRMRLTDPQGQPVRLTGAEFELLSTFVCNPGRVMNRDYLLTATTRRKSDATDRTIDSLVRRLRRLIESDPADPRLIVTVHGTGYLFAGDVTQDG
- a CDS encoding ABC transporter ATP-binding protein — protein: MTRDDTPRSPLSPFAVPPLAVEGLAVGHDGRRVLERADFQIEAGRFTVLLGPNGSGKSTLLAAMARLLPPMAGSVLLDGADIARLPTRAVSRKLGLLPQQPLVPEGLSVFDLVSRGRFPHQGLFRQWSAADEAAVGRAMAVTGVADLAARGVDSLSGGQRQRVWIAMVLAQETPVILLDEPTTFLDMRHQIDILAMLATLVRDHGRTIVCVLHDLNLALQHADRFLFLKGGGIRHRLDHPAACTAAIVGDVFDMPVAGLSHPETGLPVFVPISAPTSMPVACR